The following are from one region of the Oryzias melastigma strain HK-1 linkage group LG22, ASM292280v2, whole genome shotgun sequence genome:
- the LOC112148782 gene encoding gastrula zinc finger protein XlCGF57.1 — translation MSSFAQKESVREQLSATEETFRLCEGTIVQNENEELCGQRRLLDITWNPQLQLNLLVVPQDYVGEEENLYNQQRNLGVEQEEPEPLHIKEEQEESEPPKIKEEQEEEPEPPLIKEEQEEETEPPLIKEEQEEETEPLMTKEEQEEFCISQDEARLPLKQEAETLMEISICEENKKSNADLNKQKSFSLTDTQDEEGNQQEESSSTTDEESDPQNRDQRKRRDRSHVQSVDSSHMSESQCDSDVRKKFKNETLVKKHKQSPKEKKLSSVKFGKGTKIAHISVHMVTKSDKRSYACNECGKRFSNKSKFRIHLRIHTGEKRFSCNVCDTSFTSKGNLKTHMRTHTGEKPFSCKECDKSFSQISTLKTHMRTHTGEKPFLCKECDASFSDVSSLKRHMTIHTGEKPFLCDVCDKSFSRACYLKRHIKTHTGEKPFSCKECAKDFSTLSDLKRHMITHTGEKPFVCVECDTSFSRISNLKSHIRTHRGEKPFSCKVCAKSFSRVSHLNTHMRTHTGEKPFLCKECNTSFSDVSSLKRHMRTHTGEKPFLCEVCDKGFSSASHLKEHMVAHTGEKPFSCKDCEKGFSNVSDLKKHMVTHTGEKPFWCKECDKRFNQKSNLNTHMRTHTGERPFCCQECETSFSLLSTLKRHMRTHTGEKPFKCKE, via the exons ATGTCTTCATTTGCTCAGAAAGAGTCTGtcagagaacaactttctgctactgaagaaaccttcagactctgtgaaggaaccatcgtccagaatgagaatgaggagctctgtggtcagcgcagactgctggatatcaccTGGAACCCGCAGCTTCAGCTCAACCTTCTAG TCGTCCCCCAAGATTATGTAGGTGAAGAGGAGAATCTTTACAACCAGCAGAGGAATTTAGGAGTggagcaggaggaaccagaacctctacaCATTAAAGAAGAACAGGAGGAATCAGAACCTCCAAaaattaaagaggaacaggaggaggaaccagaacctccactaattaaagaggaacaggaggaggaaACAGAACCTCCACtaattaaagaggaacaggaggaggaaACAGAGCCTCTAATGACAAAAGAAGAACAAGAGGAGttctgcatcagtcaggatgaagcTCGTCTTCCTCTGAAGCAAGAAGCTGAAACCTTGATGGAAATTTCCATTTGTgaggaaaataagaaaagtaaCGCAGAtctaaacaaacagaagagcTTCAGTCTAACTGATactcaggatgaagaaggaaaccaacaagAAGAATCATCATCAACTACAGATGAAGAGTCAgacccacagaacagagatcagaggaagagaagagacagaagtcatgtccaaagtgtggacaGCTCTCACATGTCTGAAAGTCAGTGTGATTCTGAtgttagaaaaaagttcaagaaTGAAACTTTGGTTAAGAAACACAAGCAATCtcctaaagaaaagaaactttccTCTGTAAAATTTGGTAAAGGAACAAAAATTGCACACATTTCAGTACACATGGTAACAAAATCTGACAAAAGATCTTATGCCTGCAATGAATGTGGTAAACGTTTTAGTAATAAGTCTAAGTTCAGAATTCACTTGAGAAtccatacaggagaaaagcgtTTTTCTTGTAACGTATGTGATACAAGTTTTACTTCTAAAGgaaatctcaaaacacacatgagaactcatacaggagaaaagcctttttcttgtaaagaatgtgataaaagttttagtcaaatatctactctcaaaacacacatgagaactcacacaggagagaagccttttctGTGCAAAGAATGTGATGCAAGTTTTAGTGATGTATCtagtctcaaaagacacatgacaATTCATactggagagaagccttttttgtgtgacGTATGTGATAAATCTTTCAGTCGTGCATGttatctcaaaagacacattaaaacgcacacaggagaaaagcctttttcttgtaaagaatgtgcaAAAGATTTTAGTACTTTGTCtgatctcaaaagacacatgataactcatacaggagagaagccttttgtGTGTGTAGAATGTGATACAAGTTTTAGTCGAATATCTAATCTCAAATCACACATAAGGACTCACAggggagagaagcctttttcttgtaaagtatGTGCAAAAAGTTTTAGTCGAGTATCTCATCTCAacacacacatgagaactcatacaggagagaagccttttttgtgtaaagaatgtaatACAAGTTTTAGTGATGTATCtagtctcaaaagacacatgagaactcatacaggagagaagccttttttgtgtgaagtttgtGATAAAGGTTTCAGTAGTGCATCTCATCTCAAAGAACACATGGTAGCTCACACAGgcgaaaagcctttttcttgtaaagattGTGAAAAAGGTTTTAGTAATGTGTCAGATCTGAAAAAACACATGgtaactcacacaggagagaagcctttttggtgtaaagaatgtgataaacgttttaatcaaaaatctaATCTCAACACAcatatgagaactcatacaggagaaaggcctttttgttgtcaagaatgtgaaacaagttttagtcttttatctactctcaaaagacacatgagaactcatacaggagagaagccttttaagtgtaaagaa